TGTCAATGCCTATTATCAAATAATGATAGACCAAAAAATGCGCGGACTGATTAAAGCCGAAGAAAAGCGGCAGCAAGGCGTTATCAACCTGATTGCTTCTGAAAATTTTGCATCAAAAGAGGTTCGGGAGGCGAGCGGTTCGGTTTTGACTAATAAATATTCAGAAGGTTATCCGGGGAGGCGTTATTACGCCGGAAACGAAATTATTGATAAAGTTGAGCGGCTGGCACAGGAGCGCGCGCTGAAACTTTTTAAATTAAATCCGGCGCGTTGGGGCGTGAATGTTCAGGCGCTTTCCGGAGTTCCGGCAAATTTTCTTGTTTACTCGGCTTTGATTGAACCGGGACAAAAAATCGCGGGACAGGCCTTGGATCAGGGCGGGCACTTGTCTCACGGTTCAAAGGTTAGTTTAACCAGCAAGTTTTGGCACTGGGTTCATTATACGGTTGACAGGAAAACAGAAATTCTGGACTATAAAAAACTTGCAAGCCGGATGAAAAGAGAAAAGCCCAGGATGATTGTTGCCGGATATTCGGCTTATTCACAAAAATTGGATTTTAAAAAATTCAGAAAAATTGCCGATTCAGTCGGCGCGCTTTTGATGGTTGATATGGCGCATTTCGCGGGTTTGGTTGCGGGCGGAGTTTATCCTTCGCCGTTTCCTTACGCCGACATTATTACAACCACGACCCACAAAACTTTAAGAGGCCCCAGAGGCGCCTTAATTTTCGCACGAAAAATCCAACATCCAACATCCAACTTCCAACTTTCAGAGTTGATCGATAAAGCCGTATTTCCGGGGGGACAAGGCGGGCCCCATGATCATCAAACCGCCGCGATTGCCGTCGCTTTACGCGAAGCGATGCAACCCCCGTTTAAAAAATACGCTCGCCAAATCGTAAAAAACGCGAAAGTTCTTGCCGATGAATTAAAAAAGAAGGGCTGGCGAATTGTCTCGGGCGGAACAGACAATCATTTATTTTTAGTTGATGTCTGGTCGCAAGGTCTTGCCGGAAAAGACGCCGAGAGTATTCTGGAATCAGCCGGAATTATAATCAACCGAAACGGTATTCCGTATGACAGCCGTTCTCCTTTTAATCCGTCGGGGATTCGTATTGGAACTCCGGCCGTGACCACGAGGGGAATGAAAGAAAAAGAGATGGTGATTATCGCCGGGTGGATTGACGGGCTTTTAAAAAGTGAAATAAGCCCCTTGAGCGTTAAAAAAGAAGTCGCGCGCTTCGTAAAGAAATTTCCGATTAAACAATGATTATTGACGGAAAAAATCTTGCCGAAGAAATTAAGGAAGAATTAAAAAAAGAAATCTCGGCAGCCGGAAAAAAACTTAAGCTCGCCGTAATTTACATCGGTGAAAATCCGGCATCAGCCAGTTTTATTAAGCGAAAGCAGGCATACGGCGCGGAAATAGGCATTGAAGTTGAAATAAAAAAACCGAAAGAAGAAATATGGAAATCGCGGGCGGGATTAAGGGATTATCTCTCAAAAATAACGCACGATAAAAAAAATAACGGAGTCATAATCCAATTGCCGCTTCCAGAAGAAATAAAATCAAGAACTCAATATCTGCTGGACGCCATTCCCGCGGATAAAGATGTTGATGTTTTGTCATCGGAAGCCGTCGGTAAGTTCGCAAGCGCCCGCTTTTCCATAACTCCTCCGGTTGTGGGGGCGATTAAACATATTTTTGAAAAAAATAAAATTGAACTCGCGGGTAAAAATATAGTTATTGTGGGCGAGGGCGTTTTGGTGGGCAAGCCCGTTGCTTTGTGGTTTTTAAGCCGGCGTTTGCCGTTCACCATCTTAACCACCAAGTCGCCAAATTTTTCAGAAGTTATGGCTGGCGCCGATATTGTTATTTCGGGAGCGGGCAAATCCGGATTGATTAAAAAAGGCATGGTAAAAAACGGCGTTGTTGCCATTGATGCCGGTACCTCATCCGAGTCCGGCCAACTGAAAGGAGATTTTGATCCGGTGGTTTCCGAGAAGGCGTCTTTGTTTACTCCCGTTCCCGGCGGCATCGGCCCCTTAACGGTCGCGATGCTTTTTAAAAACTTTATTGTTTTGTCGCAAAAAACCAAACACCGAGTGTCTGGTAAACATTGATAATATGGATACGGCTGTTTTAAGTTATTTAAATAGTTTTGCGGGGCGATGGCAGTTTTTTGACACAGCCGTAATTTTCAAGGCCGAATATCTCGGCTGGTGGATGCTTGCGGGAGTCGGTGCGTTTTTGGCGGTCTCCGCCTATCTAAAAAGAGGGGAATTAAAGGCAAGGCACATGGTTTTTGTGGCCGTTGTCTCGGGCCTTCTGTCGCGGTTTGTGGTTACGGAGATCATCAGATTTTTTTACGACAGACCGCGCCCGTTTGACTTGTCCGCCGAAGCCTTGGCGAAGGCGGGAGTTTTGGATGTTTATAAACTAATAGCGCATAACGGCGGAGGGTCATTTCCTTCGGGTCATGCGGCTTTTTTCTTTGCTGTGGCAGCCGGAGTTTTTATCTATTACAAAAAGTGGGGAATTTTATTTTATTTGTTTGCTTTAGCCATGGGGCTAAGCCGAGTTATCGCGGGTATCCATTGGCCGTCAGACATCTTGGGGGGCGCTATTATAGGCATTGCCTCGGCGTATTTAACGACTTACGTCGTATCAAAATATCAAAAACGCTCCGATATCTAACTTTCCTTAACTTCCCAATCAAGATGCATTTTGGGGAGCATCATATGGGGGTTCCATTCTTTTTTGAGTTTATTTAAATCGTCGGCCGCCTGATACTTGCCTTTATCCTGGGAATAATCTTTATCTAATATTGGCTCTACTTCGTAAAAAACCATCTGCGCTATTCTGCGTCCGACAACCAGCGGTATCGTGAAGTGCTGTGAATTGTTCGTCACCTCCATCGTCCAGCGGTTAAAGTACCCGACATCTCCCCAGCCGGCGTCTTTGCAAACCTCAATAAAATTTCGTCCGAGTGATGAGCGGGCGTACATTTTGCCGACGCATTTTTTGCGGCCGCCGACGAATTCCTGGGTGTGCGCAAGGATTGTTTCTCCCGGGTGCAGGAGAATGACCTTATCGCGCGGTTTGATATTGGCGAATTTCATCCCCATTTGTTTTGAAAGTTTGTCCGCGTTAGCCGCTTTATGCGGTCCCGACCAAATACGTCTGGTTGAGGCCTCGTCATATATATTATGTATGGTGTGTCCGCCGTTCGGGTGCGATTCGCGCCAGAAATGCTCGCCGAGTGTCACATCGTAGCTCGTGGTTTTGAGCTTTTTGGGATGAAAAGGAGCAATAATTATATTGCCCTCCTTAATATGTCTTAAAATTGCGTTTCGGGATAAAAGCATAAGGAAAGTTTAGCACGCTTGAAGACGGAAGAGTATAGATTTATGATGTGGATGGCTGTTGAAAACTGAATAAGGGGTCCGATTATGGATTTTGAACTGACTGCCGAGCAAAAAATGATTCAAGATATGGCGAAAGGTTTTGCCGTCACTCATTTCGCGCCCATTGTTGAAGAATATGAGGCGCAAGAAAAATGCCCCACACATCTTTTTCAGAAAACGGCCGATTGTGGATTTTTGGGCATAAATGTTCCCCAGAAGTTTGGTGGAATGGGCTTGGATTCCGTCTCTCAAATGCTTATTGTCAAGGAGTTGTCCAAGGTCTGGGCCGGGGGCACTTTGAGTTTGATCATTGTCCCGAATTCCTTGGTAGCCTATTCTCTGGCAAAATACGGTACGGCCGAGCAAATTGAAAAATACCTGAAGCCGCTAATTAGGGGCGAGAAGCATGGGTGTTTTGGCTTGACCGAGCCGAATTATGGTTCGCATGCCTCGGGCGTGAAAACCAAAGCACACCCCCCCGACATAAGTGTGTTCGGAAGCGCATATAGAATAAATGGCGAGAAAACCTTTATTACCAATGTTACTTTTGCCGATTTTATCCTGGTTCTGGCACGAACCCATTTGGCAGACAAAGACCGGCCGGAATACGACGGTTTGACTGCTTTCATTGTAGATATAGGTGCGACTTGCGTTACCAAAGAGATAAAAAAAATAGGACTTCACTCCGCTCCTTTCGGTTCAATTCATTTTAAAGATACGTTTGTTTCGGAGGAAAATATTTTAAGCAAAGAAGGACGAGGTTTTAAAATTTTTATGGATACCCTGATTTCGGGTCGGATTTTTATTGCCGCCCAAGCGTGGGGAGTTGCTGAAGCCGCGTTTGAAGACGCGTTGGCCTATACCAAAGAGAGGAGGACTTTCGGAAAACTTTTGATTGACCATCAGGTGGTTAGCCACACTCTTGCCGATATGGCCATGGCGGTCAAAGAAGCCGAGTTCTGGACGCTTTACGCCGCTTCGCTTAAGGACTCCGGCGCGCCCGATTTTCGTAAATGGGCTTCGGCCGCGAAGACAAGGGCTACTGAAAGCGCGCTTTTTTGCGCCGATAAAAATGTTTTAATTCACGGCGGCATGGGTTACACCCGCGAAGCTCTTGCGGGACGCCTTTGGCAGGAAGCTAAAGCATTTGAAATTTATGAGGGCGCAAATCCCATTCAAAAAGAAATTATTGCCAGAGAACTGAAAAAGTAAAAAATGAATACGCAACGAGTGTTGCGTATTTTTATTTTGGCGGGCGGCAAATTTTTTGAAAAATATAAAGAGAAAGGCACCGTCAACTGAATGAACGGTGCCTGTGATGGACAGCACTCGAAGGTGACTATCCGGAAACCTTTAGAACGAACGCTTACTCCTCCTACATCCACACCGGCCCTCGAGTTCCCCACGTGTAGGGAAGCCCGATGCCAGCGCAGCCGTACTCGCCGCGTCTCGCCTTTTTCCAAAGGACGAGCTGTGCGTGGCGGACCTTCTGGTCACACACCACGCACAGGCGAAGCTGCCTGATCCGATCGTTCTTCACGAACCGGATCAGCGCAACCTCGACATCGGCTTGCCGACCTGATGTCTCCACCAGATCGTCGGGACCGAGCGCCGGCGGCTCCTGCGGCACTTCCGCGTATCCGTACGCGTAGTATTCGCCGTTGTAGTAATCGAGCCGGAGCGTGAAGTCGCCGAAGTTGATCTTCGGACGATGCACCACACTTTGCCGGTCCGACCAGATCCCGAAGAGGAAGAAGAGAATCGCTTCTCTCCACCTCGACTCGGGGAATTCCTGCGACGACAGACCGCTGACCTGGATGCCATTGCTGATGACACCCGCGAGACGCGCAACTAGCTGATTCATACGAACCTCCTGGGAGGTACTCCGCAATACCACACTACTGAACCATTCAGCAGGTGAATTGTGGAGGCAGCCGCATTTCTGCAGCAACAAGCGAGAAACTAAGGAATAATTTCCCATTTGTTGCCGCAAAAGCCAAAAATCAATGTGCTTAATTTACTGTAATAAGTATAGCATATATAAACTCATATGTCAAGCCAAAACAGAGCAATCAAAAAAAGCCCTTATTTCAGGCCATTTTCCACTTTTAAATTCTTATGGAAATTTTTCTTTGCATTGCCCTACGAAGCCTTGGTCCTACTCCGTAGCAGTCACTACTGCGAAGGACGCAGCGAAGTATGGGGCGGCAAATTCTTTGTTTTTTACAATTTTAAAAATGAGAAACCCGCTACGCCCGAAGACGTAGCGGGTGGGCAGTCTGCTTAGTTTTTGTTGCGATCACCACCATGGCGGGCGTTCGAAGTCGCGAAGCGAGATGTTGTTCACGTTGATCCACGCATCGTAGCAGTCACCACCGTCGAGCTTGGCGGACAGCTCGGAGCCATCCTCAAACTTGATGTGGAGATTCTCGCCGACCACGTCAATCTCGGTGAGCTTCTTGCCAACGAATTCGCTCGTGAGCTTCGCGACGAACTGCTGTCGTGCCGCTTCGTGCGCTTCCGCCCTACGACGCTCTCGCTCTTCCTTCTCGCGCTGAGCCCGCGCCTCGTAATCCCTGCGGATCGTTTCCTTGAGCGTCGGGTTCGATACATAAAGCGCGATTCCCACGGCAGGCACTTCACGCCAACCGCCGCCCTCGATCTTCTTGCGCTGTTGTTTCCGCATGAACGTATGGCGGATCTCGACAGTCCAAGGATCGGTAAGGGCGATGTTGTCGCTCGGAACCTCGAAACTCCGATCTCCGGATTCGATCTTCACCAGCTCTCCGAAGAGAGACGCTCCGACAACCTGAGGATTCGGCGAGAAGCCGAGCTCTCGCACCTGATGACCACCAGACACGACCCATCCTCCCTCGTTGAGCTTGTTGACAAGCTCTATCGGGGACAACGAAGTGCTGTGCCGGTTCATCGCGTTCACCTCCTAAGGTTTGATTTGTTCAAGGGAATGTAGATAATTCCACACTCCGACTGTTTACAGTGTAGCAAGTATATATGACTTTGTCAAGCTCAGGTACAGTTAACCTTATGAGGTGACATTCTTGATGCGATAGGGTGACAAATTCTTTTTTAGATTTTATGAGCAACAATGACAACTCTATGGCGTTTCAACTCAATACCTTCTTGCGTTTTCATTTTTTCAACATACTCGGACAAAAATTTCCCGTCTTTAGTTGGGTCAAAATCCTTAAAAATAGGCACACTTTCAAGCCAAAGGCTGAAATTATCAATATCCGAATAATATTCGGAGTAAAAAAATTCTTTTGCGAAAATCTCCTTAAAGCCAAGTGTTTCAAGCTCCGTCTTTTTCGATGCAAGGACGGATTTATCCCAGCCGCCAAAATTTTGGCCCCGACCAAAAACCTCCTTCAATTCCTTTGCGTCTTTCTCGCCGATACCAATTTCTATAAAACAACCACTCTTTTTCAAAACTCGATGAATTTCTTGATAAGGAGTTGGGCCTCTACGACTGTAAATCAAATCAAAATATTTGTCTTTAAATGGAAGTTTTTCTGCCTCGGCTTTTTGAAAAGTAACATTAGAAACTTTCTGTTCTTCTTGAAACTGCTTGGCCTTAGCGAGCATTTCAGAAGATATATCAATTCCAAAAGTTTTATGAAATTTTTCTGCTATTTTAAGCGTAAATCTTCCGTCGGCACAACCAATATCAAGAGCGGTCTTATCTTTGTGGCCATACTTAATAAGTTGCTCAAGAAAAATTTCTTCTGGATTCCCATTGGGAAAATGGCTTTTGTGAATTGCTTCGGACTTATAGCCGCCGAATTTTTTAGCAACTTTATCATAAAACTTTTGGTCAGGAATATTCATAGGATTAAAAAATTTTCTTTTCTGCTTCTAACGAAATCGGGAATTTCTTTTTCCCCTAAAAGATTTGCTTCGCAAATTTAACGGGGCACGTATTTTTCTCCGAATTCTTTTGCTGTTTTGGCATCCTGAAAGGAAGTGACAATTTCCCTCCTTCGCTTTCAGCTACGGACGGACAAGCAAGTTTTTTTTTGCTTTGCACTTCGTAGCTTCAGCGAAGGATGTGGCGGCATTCAATCCAAGAATTCGCGAAGCGAATACCTAAAGAATATAGGATTTTAAAAATGATGACAACAATGACAATCAGAAAAAAGAAACAGGCCGAACGCTCTTGCGAACGCTGGCCTGTTGGTTGTGGTTATTCCTCACGGCAGTTCTCCGTTCAGGATTTCCTGCCACGAGTTCACCTGCTTGACGCGGCTGAGGAAGCGAGCGTATCGCCACACTTCATCGGGACGCGGCTGGAAGAGGTAGAGCGTGCTCACCGTAGCGAGGTTGCCCAAGACTTCCAATCGGTCGTCAACAAAGTGGGTAACGCCCAACTCCTCACAGATACCGGCCTTCTCGTGTCGCTCACGGCAGAAGCGAACGCGCTCGCGTCCGATTCCAGTGAGGTCATAGAAGCGGTGATGGTCGAGCCATTGCAGGGTTTTGTTCTGCACACGCTGACCGCACTTCGAGACAAGGAATACCTTGTCGCCGAACCGCTTCTCCACGAGCTGACGCAGAGCGTCGAAGACGCCCGGCACTGCCGTAGTCCGCAGGTAATTGTCAGTGAAGAACGAGGTATCGGTTCCGTCGTTCACTCGGTCGATGATGACGCCGCCGATATCGACGCCAAGCGTTTCTGCATTCAACGTTCTGCCCTCCTATCAAGGCACATTTTAACCTAAGCACTATGCCTAG
The genomic region above belongs to Candidatus Niyogibacteria bacterium and contains:
- a CDS encoding phosphatase PAP2 family protein, which produces MDTAVLSYLNSFAGRWQFFDTAVIFKAEYLGWWMLAGVGAFLAVSAYLKRGELKARHMVFVAVVSGLLSRFVVTEIIRFFYDRPRPFDLSAEALAKAGVLDVYKLIAHNGGGSFPSGHAAFFFAVAAGVFIYYKKWGILFYLFALAMGLSRVIAGIHWPSDILGGAIIGIASAYLTTYVVSKYQKRSDI
- a CDS encoding serine hydroxymethyltransferase; this translates as MIDQKMRGLIKAEEKRQQGVINLIASENFASKEVREASGSVLTNKYSEGYPGRRYYAGNEIIDKVERLAQERALKLFKLNPARWGVNVQALSGVPANFLVYSALIEPGQKIAGQALDQGGHLSHGSKVSLTSKFWHWVHYTVDRKTEILDYKKLASRMKREKPRMIVAGYSAYSQKLDFKKFRKIADSVGALLMVDMAHFAGLVAGGVYPSPFPYADIITTTTHKTLRGPRGALIFARKIQHPTSNFQLSELIDKAVFPGGQGGPHDHQTAAIAVALREAMQPPFKKYARQIVKNAKVLADELKKKGWRIVSGGTDNHLFLVDVWSQGLAGKDAESILESAGIIINRNGIPYDSRSPFNPSGIRIGTPAVTTRGMKEKEMVIIAGWIDGLLKSEISPLSVKKEVARFVKKFPIKQ
- a CDS encoding acyl-CoA dehydrogenase family protein, whose product is MDFELTAEQKMIQDMAKGFAVTHFAPIVEEYEAQEKCPTHLFQKTADCGFLGINVPQKFGGMGLDSVSQMLIVKELSKVWAGGTLSLIIVPNSLVAYSLAKYGTAEQIEKYLKPLIRGEKHGCFGLTEPNYGSHASGVKTKAHPPDISVFGSAYRINGEKTFITNVTFADFILVLARTHLADKDRPEYDGLTAFIVDIGATCVTKEIKKIGLHSAPFGSIHFKDTFVSEENILSKEGRGFKIFMDTLISGRIFIAAQAWGVAEAAFEDALAYTKERRTFGKLLIDHQVVSHTLADMAMAVKEAEFWTLYAASLKDSGAPDFRKWASAAKTRATESALFCADKNVLIHGGMGYTREALAGRLWQEAKAFEIYEGANPIQKEIIARELKK
- a CDS encoding bifunctional 5,10-methylenetetrahydrofolate dehydrogenase/5,10-methenyltetrahydrofolate cyclohydrolase — protein: MIIDGKNLAEEIKEELKKEISAAGKKLKLAVIYIGENPASASFIKRKQAYGAEIGIEVEIKKPKEEIWKSRAGLRDYLSKITHDKKNNGVIIQLPLPEEIKSRTQYLLDAIPADKDVDVLSSEAVGKFASARFSITPPVVGAIKHIFEKNKIELAGKNIVIVGEGVLVGKPVALWFLSRRLPFTILTTKSPNFSEVMAGADIVISGAGKSGLIKKGMVKNGVVAIDAGTSSESGQLKGDFDPVVSEKASLFTPVPGGIGPLTVAMLFKNFIVLSQKTKHRVSGKH
- a CDS encoding class I SAM-dependent methyltransferase is translated as MNIPDQKFYDKVAKKFGGYKSEAIHKSHFPNGNPEEIFLEQLIKYGHKDKTALDIGCADGRFTLKIAEKFHKTFGIDISSEMLAKAKQFQEEQKVSNVTFQKAEAEKLPFKDKYFDLIYSRRGPTPYQEIHRVLKKSGCFIEIGIGEKDAKELKEVFGRGQNFGGWDKSVLASKKTELETLGFKEIFAKEFFYSEYYSDIDNFSLWLESVPIFKDFDPTKDGKFLSEYVEKMKTQEGIELKRHRVVIVAHKI